One segment of Carya illinoinensis cultivar Pawnee chromosome 1, C.illinoinensisPawnee_v1, whole genome shotgun sequence DNA contains the following:
- the LOC122305342 gene encoding protein IN CHLOROPLAST ATPASE BIOGENESIS, chloroplastic-like isoform X1 — protein MKLGGGVVYGGPSGAALPTLLLGHGRTRLRCSAFSPAPDHMTFIKDVAAAQPPEHLGQLLGMLKTRGESILSPVAKQGLIPLAIPLTKNSSGAVTALLRWPTAPPGMEMPVVEVRKHGVWLLAKNVDQFMHRILVEEDANNPSESNEELFHAAADAGEKLYRKGDYAKSQISNLDVYLFKKVGLFPDVLERKVKRHFEEGDHVSALVTGEFYTKKEHFPGFARPFVFNAEVLLRVGRKLEAKDAARGALKSPWWTLGCKYQEVAEIAQWEDEQIEYIKEKVTEEGKEADLKKGKAPAQVALDEAAFLLDLSSIEGNWDDSVERIAECYKEAGLPDVAKFVLYRD, from the exons ATGAAGCTTGGTGGCGGCGTGGTGTACGGTGGTCCAAGTGGCGCCGCTCTGCCCACTCTGCTTCTCGGCCATGGAAGAACTCGTCTTCGTTGCTCTGCTTTCTCTCCAGCTCCCG ACCACATGACTTTCATAAAGGATGTGGCGGCGGCTCAGCCTCCCGAGCATCTGGGTCAGTTGCTGGGAATGCTTAAGACTAGAG GTGAATCCATTTTGTCTCCTGTAGCCAAGCAGGGGTTAATCCCCCTTGCCATTCCACTGACAAAAAACAGCTCAG GTGCTGTAACTGCACTGCTGAGATGGCCTACAGCTCCACCTGG GATGGAGATGCCAGTGGTGGAAGTCAGAAAGCATGGAGTATGGCTTTTAGCCAAGAAT GTAGACCAATTTATGCACAGAATATTAGTTGAAGAAGATGCCAACAACCCTTCAGAAAGCAATGAGGAGCTATTTCATGCTGCAGCTGATGCTGGGGAGAAACTTTACAGAAAGGGTGACTATGCCAAGTCTCAGATCTCAAATCTAGATGTCTACCTCTTTAAAAAG GTTGGTTTGTTTCCAGATGTCTTAGAGCGTAAAGTGAAGCGCCATTTTGAAGAGGGTGACCAT GTTTCAGCTTTGGTGACTGGAGAATTTTATACCAAGAAGGAGCATTTTCCAGGATTTGCTCGACCATTTGTGTTCAATGCAGAGGTTTTACTGAG GGTTGGTCGTAAACTAGAAGCTAAAGACGCTGCCAGGGGAGCCCTAAAATCGCCATGGTGGACTTTGGGCTGTAAGTACCAG GAAGTAGCAGAAATAGCACAATGGGAGGATGAGCAGATTGAGTACATTAAGGAGAAAGTGACAGAAGAGGGAAAGGAAGCTGATCTTAAGAAGGGAAAGGCGCCTGCTCAG GTTGCATTGGACGAAGCTGCCTTCTTGTTGGATTTATCCTCCATTGAAGGGAATTGGGATGACTCCGTGGAAAGGATTGCTGAATGTTATAAAGAGGCAGGACTCCCTGATGTTGCGAAATTTGTACTGTACAGAGATTGA
- the LOC122305342 gene encoding protein IN CHLOROPLAST ATPASE BIOGENESIS, chloroplastic-like isoform X2, with product MKLGGGVVYGGPSGAALPTLLLGHGRTRLRCSAFSPAPDHMTFIKDVAAAQPPEHLGQLLGMLKTRGESILSPVAKQGLIPLAIPLTKNSSGAVTALLRWPTAPPGMEMPVVEVRKHGVWLLAKNVDQFMHRILVEEDANNPSESNEELFHAAADAGEKLYRKGDYAKSQISNLDVYLFKKVGLFPDVLERKVKRHFEEGDHVSALVTGEFYTKKEHFPGFARPFVFNAEVLLRVGRKLEAKDAARGALKSPWWTLGFYMQEVAEIAQWEDEQIEYIKEKVTEEGKEADLKKGKAPAQVALDEAAFLLDLSSIEGNWDDSVERIAECYKEAGLPDVAKFVLYRD from the exons ATGAAGCTTGGTGGCGGCGTGGTGTACGGTGGTCCAAGTGGCGCCGCTCTGCCCACTCTGCTTCTCGGCCATGGAAGAACTCGTCTTCGTTGCTCTGCTTTCTCTCCAGCTCCCG ACCACATGACTTTCATAAAGGATGTGGCGGCGGCTCAGCCTCCCGAGCATCTGGGTCAGTTGCTGGGAATGCTTAAGACTAGAG GTGAATCCATTTTGTCTCCTGTAGCCAAGCAGGGGTTAATCCCCCTTGCCATTCCACTGACAAAAAACAGCTCAG GTGCTGTAACTGCACTGCTGAGATGGCCTACAGCTCCACCTGG GATGGAGATGCCAGTGGTGGAAGTCAGAAAGCATGGAGTATGGCTTTTAGCCAAGAAT GTAGACCAATTTATGCACAGAATATTAGTTGAAGAAGATGCCAACAACCCTTCAGAAAGCAATGAGGAGCTATTTCATGCTGCAGCTGATGCTGGGGAGAAACTTTACAGAAAGGGTGACTATGCCAAGTCTCAGATCTCAAATCTAGATGTCTACCTCTTTAAAAAG GTTGGTTTGTTTCCAGATGTCTTAGAGCGTAAAGTGAAGCGCCATTTTGAAGAGGGTGACCAT GTTTCAGCTTTGGTGACTGGAGAATTTTATACCAAGAAGGAGCATTTTCCAGGATTTGCTCGACCATTTGTGTTCAATGCAGAGGTTTTACTGAG GGTTGGTCGTAAACTAGAAGCTAAAGACGCTGCCAGGGGAGCCCTAAAATCGCCATGGTGGACTTTGGGCT TCTACATGCAGGAAGTAGCAGAAATAGCACAATGGGAGGATGAGCAGATTGAGTACATTAAGGAGAAAGTGACAGAAGAGGGAAAGGAAGCTGATCTTAAGAAGGGAAAGGCGCCTGCTCAG GTTGCATTGGACGAAGCTGCCTTCTTGTTGGATTTATCCTCCATTGAAGGGAATTGGGATGACTCCGTGGAAAGGATTGCTGAATGTTATAAAGAGGCAGGACTCCCTGATGTTGCGAAATTTGTACTGTACAGAGATTGA
- the LOC122305362 gene encoding protein ENHANCED PSEUDOMONAS SUSCEPTIBILITY 1-like — MQKNMVHFLSTDTIRSMSNSIGRMELTPWDLNFLLQEHMQGGLLFHLKPQPSQEQDAHHLPKNDVIDHLKASLSRTLDIFYPLAGRLVMIENDDKTASFFVDCNNLGVQFVHAVADGVTVADILDPIYVPQFVESFFLMNRVLNYEGTNSKPLLSVQVTVLVDGFFIGCSLNHAVADGASFWHFFNTWSEISRGSYDVKSTPLPIFERSFFDGIIDFPLHIPNPYKENVERVVHPPLQQRYFHFPKEKIAELKAKANAEMNTNKISSLQALLGYFWLSITRSRRLNDDQEVQYLIAVGARQRMHPPLPNQYFGNAAQAVMATSTVGDLIQHGHGWAAWHINNMLASKIKEEQRKFLVDWSKNPRMVKFSGMRSTKLLTGNSPRFNVYGNDFGWGRPVAVRNGVSLKFEGNLTVFPGKEEGSIDFEACLLPETLDAMAKDAEFMQAITS, encoded by the coding sequence ATGCAGAAAAATATGGTTCACTTCCTTTCAACCGATACCATCCGATCCATGAGTAACTCAATTGGAAGGATGGAGCTAACTCCATGGGATCTCAATTTCCTCTTGCAGGAGCATATGCAAGGTGGCCTCCTCTTCCATCTCAAACCTCAACCTTCACAAGAACAAGATGCTCATCATCTACCCAAAAACGATGTGATTGATCACCTAAAAGCCTCCCTCTCCCGCACACTGGACATTTTCTATCCCCTTGCCGGCCGCCTCGTCATGATCGAAAACGACGATAAGACCGCCAGTTTCTTCGTGGATTGCAATAATCTTGGAGTCCAGTTCGTCCATGCAGTTGCAGACGGTGTCACTGTAGCTGATATTCTTGACCCCATCTACGTTCCACAATTTGTGGAATCCTTCTTTCTTATGAATCGTGTTCTCAACTACGAAGGCACTAATTCCAAGCCATTGCTCTCTGTTCAAGTAACCGTCCTTGTCGACGGCTTCTTCATCGGTTGTTCACTAAATCATGCGGTTGCCGATGGCGCTTCATTCTGGCATTTCTTCAATACTTGGTCTGAAATCTCCCGGGGTTCCTATGACGTTAAATCGACACCGCTCCCAATATTCGAACGTAGTTTTTTTGACGGTATCATCGACTTCCCCCTCCACATACCAAACCCTTACAAAGAAAATGTTGAGAGGGTCGTTCATCCACCGCTGCAACAGAGGTATTTCCATTTTCCAAAAGAAAAGATAGCAGAACTTAAAGCAAAGGCCAACGCTGAAATGAACACTAACAAGATCTCATCTTTGCAAGCACTATTGGGTTATTTTTGGCTATCCATAACTCGTAGTCGTCGTCTGAATGATGATCAAGAGGTTCAATACTTGATTGCTGTGGGGGCGAGGCAAAGAATGCACCCCCCATTGCCGAATCAGTACTTCGGGAATGCGGCCCAAGCGGTGATGGCCACAAGCACAGTAGGAGATCTAATACAGCACGGACATGGTTGGGCAGCTTGGCATATAAATAATATGCTTGCttcaaaaattaaagaagaacaGAGGAAGTTCTTGGTTGATTGGTCGAAAAACCCTAGGATGGTAAAGTTTAGTGGCATGAGAAGTACTAAACTGCTCACCGGAAACTCCCCACGATTCAATGTGTACGGTAATGATTTTGGTTGGGGAAGGCCGGTCGCAGTGCGAAACGGTGTTTCGCTAAAATTCGAAGGGAATTTAACGGTGTTCCCTGGGAAGGAAGAGGGTAGCATTGATTTTGAAGCTTGCCTTTTGCCGGAGACATTGGATGCGATGGCGAAGGATGCAGAGTTTATGCAGGCTATCACCTCATGA